From Gossypium raimondii isolate GPD5lz chromosome 11, ASM2569854v1, whole genome shotgun sequence:
aaatcttatcctttcataaacaaatttctttgatacaaattcaagttaaatatttatttggataaaaaCTAAAGTTAATTTTTGACACTTtcgaaattaatattttatcatataaaataacaatgtaaattatttaaataaaattcagttttttttttagaaaaatgccATATtggtttatatttgaaaaacataacttaattacattatacacaacttacataacttacataatacacaacttacataacttacataacttacataaccctataatacacaacttacataacttacataatacacaacttacataactttcataatacataacttacataacttacataatacacaacttacataactttcataatacacaacttacataatacataacttacgtaatacacaacttacataacttacataatacataacttacataacttatataatacacaacttacataacttatacaatacataaatttatatcatattagtggctatataacttatttatacttataaatgAACAACTTACCCGATGTTAGCATTATGGATATGTGGATGACAAATTGTATCCTTCTATAAATTTTAGCTAATCTATCTGCTTAACCCCCCCAAAGGCAGGAAAAAAGCACACAAACTTATTTATACATTCAGAGGTACAACAGGTGAATGTGTAATCCTTAAGTCCTAGAATGACAGGTGTTGAAGGGAGCGGAGTAGAAATGCTTCATTCAGACTTTGGAATGGCTGAGGTCGTACCCCAAGGCCAGAAACTCTACCTTCTAGAATGACCGAAGTGCCATCTTCTGATTTTAAATCAACTCGATAGGTAAGATTATTTTTCATGACCAAATTCTGCAGAACAAATGCCAGCTAAGGATTATTCCAATTGTCTTCAGGGTTGAGCTATTTTTCCTCTCCCATGGTTTTagttatagaaataaaaattgtcGGCATCAGAATTCTGGTATATCTAATCTGGTCATATATGCACATTAACAACATCATTTTCTTTATCTGAGTTGCTTAATTAGTCATTAGTGTTTTAcatatcaaaattgaaaaagcaGCCTTACTAAATGTGGATGTGTAGAATTGGTGCATCGTGATGATAATCATTGGACCAATCTTGTTGTTTGTACGAAATCGGTCCATGGTATTTTTGAGGTTGTGACCAATGGTATCTATATATAATCATATGATTATAGGAATCCAGTTATTTTTCTACTTCTATTGCTTCCTTCATgttttttccctttttggtTGAAATTTATCTCTAACTTATTTACAGTTGagattttcatgttttggtttTGCTAATGTTAGCGGAATTCGGTTTAAATATTGGTTAGCCAAGCTTGGGCTATTGAGTAAGCCGAATTTAAATACCTTAATGTCCGACTTAGAGTGGCTTGTAAGTTTACATtaagggtttttatttttttgaactaaTATTGAAAATACCAATTGAAATCCGAACTTaagacaaataattttttaggtttAGTCAAGGTTGTTTGAATCGGACCAGGATCTTGGTTCGGAGAAGGGCATTGAATCGATTGACCCAGGAACCAGTATGGATGATTGTATTGGGCGAAAAACTGGTTGAACCTGACCGTtgaatcagatttttttttatgaactttttaatgatttatttaattgtatcGGTTGAACCAATGAATCGGTGGCCTGATCAGTTTTACTATTGGTCCGGTTTCGAAAACCTTGGATTTTTGAGAATCATGTTCACCTTTTGCTAGGTAAAGAAGTCCAAGTTGATTTTTATCTTGAATCAAGTTATGttttgaaagtaaatttgaTCAAGTTGGAATTGAGTTTTGAGGTGTAAACACTAATGGGAATGTGAATTTGTTACTATTACAGATGAGGATGCCCAATGTTTGGCCCTTTCTTAAACTTGGAATCAAAAAGCATAGACAACGGATATGTGTTTGGCCACCATTTGTGCACAAAATATGGAGTTATGTTTTTAGTAACAGTAAATGTTTCTTCTACATTTGGACACTGCTCGGTCTATACGAGATCAGTTTTATCATACTgtatattgatatttatagtTTGCAGGTTCATTGTTGCTATATAGTGGGAATTGATGGGCTCGAATCCTCCTAGGAGACTTTGATTTCCTTAGCTCACCAAGAAACACCCCTGCCATTGCCCATGTCCTTCCTTCCTTTTGAGGATTGCAGTACCTCGTCGCATCGAGATTCCAAAGGAAAAGCCTTATGTTTTGTTTAAACGACAAGAACAAATTACAAGGTGTTATTCAACTTGCAATTTAACGTGTGCCAACATAAGCATCAACACTCAAGTCATATGTATATACAGCCAGGAAATCGACATCTTTTGGAAGGGTCCTAATCCAAGCATTATAATTGAACATAGCCTTGGAATACTGTCTAAAAAAATTGTTGTCTAATAATCAATTGTGCATCCCTTCATTTGAATATTGTTTGGAAccctaaaaaaacataaatgtgTTTTTTCCTTAGTTGGCATGTATTATgcaataagaaaaataaagagtacaattaatatgtttaaacaGTTCGGAACTTGTCCTACGTCTGCGGAGCTTTGTCCAAAGATGAATCCACTATGAACTTCATGGTACAAAGAAATGATATAAGCTTAAAACCTCAAACACTTGATGCATCTCACTTTTGTACAATTAAGTAAATTCTGTCCCAACTCGTTTTAGCTATGCAAGTGAAAATTCACTTTCAACACTCAGATGGTTTTCCTACTATGAATCAAGCTCTTAATAAGCTCCATGTAAAGtggaataataaattttcaaatgcaATATGTCTGGCAATTGTCATGCTTGAACAACGACTCTTCCAAAAGCATCAATGAACCTGAAAATTATAAATGCCAACATAGAATATGTTACAAATCCCATTATTATCAGCCTTATATTTGCACATACGTGTGTTTAGTATATTGCtgttgatatataaataatgaaacatttTATCAACTTCAACCTCACCACCAAATGTTCTGAAgcatcttctttttttttcctggtTAGACCTTCAATAACAAATTTGGCTGGAATTCCAAACAGCTAAAAGAGTGGCCTGCATCAATgaatattatgaatttgaatgCCTACAAAAGCCTGTCAATAGCACAGGTACCATCTAAGATAGTAATCGGTTGGCATATATTAAGagaaaacattaaatatatatatatatatataaagatatgaTAGGTAAGTGCTTAAATGAAGAAAGTAGAGCATATAGTACAACCATTTTGAAGGCTTCATAGGCCTCTCTCTCCACATCAATAATTTTTTGGAATTAAATTCTTAGAAGCAATTGCCaagttattattatgatttaaaagtaaaaagcaAATAGATAAATTAGCACCTCTTTTTATGCATATAAAATGACTGAAGTTCACTAATGCCTTTCTCCAATGCCTTACTACACAAATCagcaaaaatattatgaaagaTGATAAGTAAAAAGTAGGATTAAAACAAAGGGATTTTAACAAGGAAATTAACAGTATCcaacttcaatgaaaaatgACATCAGACCCCTCACTTGGAGATTCAATATACcactcttatttttcttcaaaaaaaagataaggtcatcaaaataaataaataacaaagacAGACCAATCTATTACAACCAAATGTGGGGGATGTGAGCAATCTTATGCCAATCAGCGCCAATGTCCTTCCGACATCTTTCCTCCAACTGAGGAATATCTCGTATTTGTAAATAATCCAAACTGGTTAGGCATCGCATCTCGTCCGGAAGAGATGTTAAATTGGGCAAATTAACGAGATAAAGCAGTTGCAGATTTGTTAGATGTTGAAGCCACTCCGGAAGATGCCGACACTTTGGAATATTTTGCAGCCGTAGAGAGCGTAGGCTTGTATGATCTTGGAATATTTGGATGCCAGCTCCAGATAACTCCAGCTCCTTGCAGTCCTTTACTGCAAACTTTTCAAGGAAAGTGAGATGTTTGAACACAGGAAGCAGTGACCTCAATCCATTGCAGTTatgaattattaatgttttcaaCTGAACAAGATGTTGAAGCCAAATGGGGAGAGACACCAGCTTTGGAATATTATCAATCTTCAAATGAGAGAGATTCTTAAGGGGTTCCCATTGCATGCCCTCTAAATCAACCTCTTTGCAGTCCTTTACTTCAAAATCTTCAACGAAAGTGAGATGTTGGATCACAGGAAAGAGTGACCTCAATCCAATGCagttatgaatttttaatgttttcaattgAACAAGATGTTGAAGCCAAATGGGGAGAGACACCAGCTTTGGAATATTATCAATCTTCAAATGAGAGAGATTCTTATGGGGTTCCAATTGCATGCCCTCTAAATCAACCTCCTTGCAATCTCTTATTGTTAATGTTTTGAGGCTGGTGAGATGTTGCAGGCACTCACCTAGTGTGCGAGTGTCCAACCCCTCAATATTGTGTACATCGAAAGATTTCAATTTGGAGAGTGGAAGAGAAGAGGTTGAAGTTGATGGGGCCTTAGCATTGATGTTCATCTTGATTGTCTGCTTTAACGGCCTTGAACTGGTATTCGACCACATTAGATCTTCATCGAGTGATGGATACAGTGGCATTAAAGTCAAAGGGCAATTTCTAATTGTTAAAGAGGAAAGACAAAGAAATGCCATGGTTGATGTTCCCATAACTGTTGTGTCGTCCTCATTGGAATCATCATCGATTGGTTTTGTCGTCCTCCACCAACTCTTCATATTCGGACAGTCCCAGAGCGAAAGATGCTTAAGTGATGGGAAGAATGATTGTGGTCCTCCTTGACTTCCTTTTGGGCTATTATCATCCATGTACTCCAGCTTAGTACAATCATGTATCTCCAGCCCTTTAAGACAAGGAAATTGCGCAAAGGACGGGAGATGTTTGAAATTACTACCACTTATGTAAATTGTGACGAGATTTGTGAGCAAAGGAAGCCAACTTGGAAACTTGGCATCACCCCTCCATCCTTCAATATTAAGCGCCCTGAGATTAGGATGGGGCTGGAGGTCTTTAAGTGATTTATCATCATCACCTTCATCAACAAAATCAACATTCCATCGTAAAATCAACAAGCTCAAATGTTGCTTCTCTTTCAAATTAGCAGCCTTAAACTTctcttttgcattttttacgAATCCCAAATTTCTTATTTCTAGGTCTCCCCTTAAGTTGTTAAGCAGTCTCAATTCACTTAGATCTGCACCGCCATGGGACTCATCTTTATCCACTACAAACATGCTTAACGTCTCAAGTGAAGTCAGCTTCCCTATTCCACGTGGCATATGAGTTAAGCCATTAATATAACGAAAAGAAAGATGGGTAAGATTCACCAATTTTTCAATCTTCTTTGGCAATTCTTGAAGCCCAATACACCCATCAAGTTTCAGCGCTAGCAAATTCTGAATCTTGCAAATACTCTTTGGGAGAATCTTAAGACCGGGATTCCAAGAAAGATCAAGGTACCTCAAATGTTTCAACTTGTAAATGGAGGGTGAAATCATCTCAATACCTAACCACTGCAAATCCAATACACGCAAGCATCTACAATTTGCAATTACAAAATCCCAAGTTTCTTGGCTCAAATTTGGAGTTCCCACGGTTGCATACTGTAACAAGGTTCGCAACTTTTTTCCCTTAAACAAAGGAATTAATGAAGGATTAATTGATATGTGGCGACATTTTTCACCAACATCACTTGCAATTTTATTTGAATCTATAATACTACTCTCCATCCATGCTACTGATTCAGCTAGATCATGCATTAAATCATGCATTTTACATCTCATATCCCCAAATCCATCTTCTTCTACCTCTTGAAAGAAACTTCTTTCaactaaatctttaaaatatccAAATCCGATCTCCTCAAGAGATTGGCTTGGATTCAATTGCTTTACAAAACCTTGTGCAACCCAAAATTGAACAAGTGTTCGTACATCAATTTCATGATCTTTTGGATATAGTCGACAATAAGCAAAACAATGCTTCAAATGGGATGAGAGATGATCATAACTCAACTTAAGTGTAGGTAATATCTCACCTTCGTTCTGAGATATTCTAGCAAGTTCGTTATCTTTAAAAGAAAGCCActcacttttattttctttgaaagacAACGTACCAGCTATCGTCCTTATGACTAAAGGAACTCCACTACACCTTTCCAAAATCAGCTTTCCTATTTCCACAAAGCCTGAATCTGTTGAGTCTGCAGATCTTTGCTCAAATGCTATCTCTTTGAACAAAGACCAAGCATCATTATCAGATAAGCCTTTCAGAACATAAGGCTGACATTTACTAGTAATCTTTGCTACTCCCAAAGAGCGTGTAGTTACTATGATCCTACTTCCTTTAGCCCCACCTACTACTAACTCGTTTAAACTAACCCATTTTTCCCACTCATCATTCCAAATGTCATCCAaaacaagcaaatattttttcCCACCAATTTTTTCCCGAAGTTGTTTTTGCAATTGGTCCATTTCGAGATTTTGGTCTGGTGCTTTGCCTGTTGCAGATTTGATCATGATTTCTACAATTATTTTGACATCAAAAACATCTGAAACACACACCCACATcatcaactcaaaattatttttaaccatTTCATCATTATAGACAAACTGAGCCAAAGCAGTCTTCCCTAACCCTCCAAACCCCACAATTGGAATGATGTAAACATTCTCTTCACTTTCAAACTCTAACACGAGTTTTAGAAGAGTTGTTTTATCATCGCCCCTCCCtactattttatctttaaaagaGTGCGTTAGCTGACTCTTTTTAGTCATGAAAGACGTTTCCATGTGTTGAAGCCGTGGCCTGCAGTGCAACAGAGAACCAACAGCAGCAAACTGATCAAAGACCAGCAGCAGCAAATTGTACAAGATGATCTACTATACTGTTTTGTAACAAAGCAATGGAGTTGGTTCAGTTATAGAATTactttttgaatgttttgttcCTATGGAACTTAGTCCAAATCTTTGTAATGAGTTTAGCTAAGTTAGTAGGAAGATTGATTGATGTAATAGCTGGTATGCCAGCTTTGTTTTGTAATCAACTTGCCTTATTTTAGTATGTATTAAGTAAGGGCAGTTAAGTTAGTAGGTAACTGCCAACATTTTGTAACcttcatatattcaaatttgaatgaaaaaaatgatgacCTTCGGTTacaaattttttgagtttttcattttagttttcttcttttggTTCCATTTTTGgcttattttctattttttaatgcTGAAAACTTAACAAATGGTATCAAGAGCTTTTAGTCTTTGAGGGCCTTGGTTGTACACTGTTACTAAGCAAACTGTGTTTGAAACAAAAGAAGTAAAGATTGTTTTTGCTtgctgaaaatgagttttacaCCACCTCCTCCACCTGTCTTTGCTGGAGAAAATTATAACATCTGGGCAGTGAAAATGAGAACATACCTGCAGGCACACGACCTGTGGAATGTTGTTCTCAATGACACTGAGCCACCACCACTAAAAGCCAACCCGACCATAACTCATATCAGGCAGCACAAAGAAGACTGTGCCAAGAAGTACAAGGCTATGTTGTGCCTTCAAAGTGGAGTCTCTGATGTTATTTTCACAAGAATAATGGCTTGTGACACTCCAAAGTAGGCCTGGGACAAACTcaaggaggagtttcaagggTCTGACAAGACCAGGCAACAGCAACTGATCAACATGAGAAGAGATTTTGAAAACCTCAAGATGGAGGACTCAGAAACCATCAAGCAATATGCTGACAGAATCATGACTACTGTCAATAATATAAGGCTGCTTGGGGAAGAGTTTAGTGACCAAAGAGTGGTCGAGAAAGTCATAACGACCTTGCCAGAGAAGTATGAAGCAAAAATTTCTTCTCTGGAAGACTCAAGGGACTTGTCAACAATTCCTTTGACAGAGCTTATAAATGCTCTTTATGCTCAAGAGCAGAGAAGGGCAAATAGGCAGGAGGACCACTATGAAGGAGCTTTTCAGGCTAGAGGCAGAGAAAGCTCAAGTACAAACTTAAATGCCAAAGGCAAGAAGCCTTGGactgagaagaagaagaaagaatctGTCAGAAAGAAGTTCCCACCTTGTGTCCATTGCAAAAAGACTACTCATCTTGAGAAATACTGCTGGTACAGACCAGACATTCAATGCAGAGCCTGCAAGCAATTTGGCCACATTGAAAAGGTTTGTAAAGGCAAATCAAaagcacaaacacaatttcaaagcCAAGCTCAAGTTGCAGAAGAGGTTGAAACACCAGAAGAGCATGTTTTTTCAGCATCATGCTTTGCAAGCTTGAGCAAAATCAGTAAAGTATGGCTGATTGACAGTGGATGCACCCACCATATGGCTTCTGAGAAGAGTATATTTAAGGAACTTGACACCACCTTCAAGTCCAAAGTCAGAATTGGCAATGGTGAGCTGCTGGAGGCAAAAGGAAAAGGCAAGGCCTTGATAAGCACTAGGTCAGGTATTAAATCCATTTCAGAGGTTCTCTATGTACCTGACATTGATCAAAACCTGCTGAGTGTTGGCCAGCTATTGGAGAAAGGCTATTCTCTGATTTTTGAGGGCAAGAATTTCTTGATTAAAAATACTGTTGGTGAAGTGTTAACCAAAGTGGCTATGCAAGACAGAACCTTCAGTGTAGATGTGAATCAGCTTCAGGCTAAGGCATATGCATCACAGTCTGATGAGACAGACTTGTGGCATAGGAGGATGGGGAATGTGAACTACAACTCACTGAACATGTTGCACAAAATGGATTTGGTCAGTGGCATGTCTAAAATCGAGCCAAAAGAAGCTGTGTGTGAGGTCTGTCAACTAGGCAAACAGACCAGATTACCCTTTCCAGTCAACAAGGCATGGAGAGCACAATGGAAGCTTCAGCTTGTTCATACAGACATCTGTGGACCAATGAAGACTACCTCCTTAAATGGCAGCAGGTACTTTGTACTCTTCATCGATGATTATTCAAGGTTCTGTTGGGTGAATTTTTTGAAGCTTAAGTCAGATGTTTATGACTCTTTCTGCAAATTTAAAGCTTTGGTTGAAAACCAAGCAAATTGCAAACTGAAATGTTTGAGGTCTAACAATGGTTCTGAGTATGTATCTCATAAGTTTCAAAAATTGTGTGATGATGCCGGAATCCAACACCAATTGACTACTGTGTACACACCACAGCAAAATGGTGTCTGTGAAAGAAAAAACAGAACAGCCCTTGATATGGCTAGGTGTCTGTTATTTTAGGCTAAAATGCCTAACATTTTTTGGGCTGAAGCTGTGAATAATGTTGTTTATCTGTTGAATCGGCTACCAACTAATGCAGTCAAGGGTAAAACACCCTTGGAAGCCTGGTTTGGACAGAAACCATCTATCTTACATTTGAAGGTATTTAGCTGTCTATGTTATGTGCTGGTACCTGAGGAGAAAAGAACCAAGTTGGACAGGAGGTTCATGCCAGGAGTGTTTGTTGGCTACAACAATGTGAAGAAAGGATACAGAATCTTTGATCCACTGACCAAGAAGGTTGTAGTGAGCAGAGATGTAAAATTCAGTGAAGCAAGTCGCTGGAAATGGGATGGAATTGAAGCAAATTTGCCAGAGGCAGATCAGATTGATGTTGATTTGCAGCAAGCTGAAAATGAAGCAAAAACTGAAGATGGCTATGATGATGAACCTGTTCGAGGCACCAGGACATTAGCAAACATCTATGAAAGATGTGCAGTAACCCTGGTAGAGCCTTCATGTTTTGATGAAGCTGCAAGAGAAAGATGCTGGCAAGATGCTATGGAAGCTGAATTTAGAATGATTCAGAAAAATGATACTTGGGAGCTTGTAAACAGACCTGAAAACAGAAAAACTATAGGTGTGAAGTGGGTCTATAGAATTAAGAACAATGCAGATGGCTCTCTTAATAGACATAAAGCCAGACTGGTTGTTAAAGGTTATAGTCAGCAACAAGGGGTTGATTTTTCTGAAACTTTTGCACCTGTTGCAAGGTTGGATACTATTAGATTACTGCTTGCTTTGGCAGCTCAAAAGCACTGGAAGGTGCATCATTTAGATGTTAAGTCAGCCTTTCTAAATGGCTTTCTTAATGAAGAAATATTCATTGAGCAACCTGAGGGTTTCAAGGTCACTGGTGAAGAACAGAAGGtttacaaattgaaaaaggCCTTATATGGCCTAAAGCAGGCTCCAAGAGCCTGGTATGAGAGGATTGATGGCTACTTAGCAAGGCTCGGGTTCACAAAGAGTGTCAGTGAGCCTACACTCTATGTTAAGAAGGATCAAAAGGAAACCTTGTTAATTGTTTCcttgtatgttgatgatctgCTGGTCATTGGCTGCAAAGATGAACTTATTGAAGACTTCAAGAAGCAGATGCAACATGTCTTTGAGATGACTGACCTTGGTCTAATGACCTATTTTCTTGGTATGGAAATCAGACAAGGAAGTGATGGTATTTTCATAAGTCAGCAGACATTTGCTTCCAAGGTGCttgaaaaattttgcatgttGAAATGCAAATCAGTCACTACACCAGTTGCATTGGGGGGAAAATTGTCAAGTACCAGTGAGCATGATCGAGTAGATGAGAAAGCATATAGAAGCTTAATTGGCTGCTTGCTTTATTTAACAACAACTAGACCAGACATTGTCTATGCTGTTAGTCTACTTTCAAGATTTATGCACTCCAGTAATGTGGCCATAGCCGAAAATCCAGTCTTCCATGGTAAGACTAAacacttcaaaattaaattccatTTTGTTAGAGAAGCTGAGCAATCGAGGGAGGCCAGTTTAGTTCATTGCAGTTCAGAAACTCAGTTAGTTGACATTTTAACTAAACCATTGGGAGCCAACCGATTTAATGCTTTGAAAGAAAAGATTGGTGTTTGTTGCAtacagtccaaggaggagtgttgaagccGTGGCCTGCAGTGCAACAGAGAACCAACAGCAGCAAACTGATCAAAGACCAACAGCAGCAAATTGTACAAGATGATCTGCTATATTGTTTTGTAACAAAGCAATGGAGTTGGTTCAGTTATAGAATTactttttgaatgttttgttcCTATGGAACTTAGTCCAAATCTTTGTAATGAGTTTAGCTAAGTTAGTAGGAAGATTGATTGATGTAATAGTTGGTATGCCAGCTTTGTCTTGTAATCAACTTGCCTTATTTTAGTATGTATTAAGTAAGGGCAGTTAAGTTAGTAGGTAACTGTCAACATTTTGTTACtttcatatattcaaatttgaatgaaaaaatgatGACCTTCGGTTACAATTTTTCtgagtttttcattttagttttcttcttttgcttccatttttggcttattttctgttttttaatGCTGAAGACTTAACACCATGGGACAGTCACGCTCTACCAAGTTGAACACCTTGGCTTCACTTCCAATTGAAATCAACCTGGCCTTAATGGTCTTAATTTTTCGACCCATTTTGAGACCCTAAGCAAACTGGTTTGAGCTCGAGAAGAAAAGGCGTACCTTTTTCGTCAGCTTGTCCCCACCCAATAGATATTTCTGCAAAGCTTCGGTAGAGAAATCATCGAGCAAGTCATCAGCATCGTAAAGTACATCTTTCAACTTTTCAAGCCAATCTTTGACGAGATGGCTGGTCATGGATCGCTCTTCTGCGTTAAGAAGCACAGCTTTGATTGTAGAGACGATGCTTTTGAGGTCGTCGAGGTCATCTTTGACATTCCAACACAGTCCAATTTGAGAGAGAGTAAAGGAGCTCAATTTAGTAATAAGCTCCAAGGCGAGGTCGAATGCAATTGCTTCGGCCATTGCTGGTTCAAACAGAAATCAAGCAAAGAAGTGTTTGGTTATTGCAAGAGGAGGAGTAAAATGAGAATGATTGGAACAAGATGAAACACAGATGTGGAACAATATAAAagtattcattttatattaaaaacttaattaatcaagGGAGAgtctttttttataatttttgttgtcGAATTCGATAAAACtttttatcaagaaatttgttgttttcttaggattagtatgttaaaaaaaagtaatgttAATTGGTCGGAGATGACCACATGGGTTCACCACATGGCACACAAAGTGACATgattattataacttttttcatTAGTTAAactttattattgttaatactAATGGTGTTTATGAGTTGTTTTGgtgagatattttattattattataaatttagcatcattatatatatatatatatatatatatgtatggtaACATAA
This genomic window contains:
- the LOC128034964 gene encoding disease resistance protein RGA2-like, whose amino-acid sequence is METSFMTKKSQLTHSFKDKIVGRGDDKTTLLKLVLEFESEENVYIIPIVGFGGLGKTALAQFVYNDEMVKNNFELMMWVCVSDVFDVKIIVEIMIKSATGKAPDQNLEMDQLQKQLREKIGGKKYLLVLDDIWNDEWEKWVSLNELVVGGAKGSRIIVTTRSLGVAKITSKCQPYVLKGLSDNDAWSLFKEIAFEQRSADSTDSGFVEIGKLILERCSGVPLVIRTIAGTLSFKENKSEWLSFKDNELARISQNEGEILPTLKLSYDHLSSHLKHCFAYCRLYPKDHEIDVRTLVQFWVAQGFVKQLNPSQSLEEIGFGYFKDLVERSFFQEVEEDGFGDMRCKMHDLMHDLAESVAWMESSIIDSNKIASDVGEKCRHISINPSLIPLFKGKKLRTLLQYATVGTPNLSQETWDFVIANCRCLRVLDLQWLGIEMISPSIYKLKHLRYLDLSWNPGLKILPKSICKIQNLLALKLDGCIGLQELPKKIEKLVNLTHLSFRYINGLTHMPRGIGKLTSLETLSMFVVDKDESHGGADLSELRLLNNLRGDLEIRNLGFVKNAKEKFKAANLKEKQHLSLLILRWNVDFVDEGDDDKSLKDLQPHPNLRALNIEGWRGDAKFPSWLPLLTNLVTIYISGSNFKHLPSFAQFPCLKGLEIHDCTKLEYMDDNSPKGSQGGPQSFFPSLKHLSLWDCPNMKSWWRTTKPIDDDSNEDDTTVMGTSTMAFLCLSSLTIRNCPLTLMPLYPSLDEDLMWSNTSSRPLKQTIKMNINAKAPSTSTSSLPLSKLKSFDVHNIEGLDTRTLGECLQHLTSLKTLTIRDCKEVDLEGMQLEPHKNLSHLKIDNIPKLVSLPIWLQHLVQLKTLKIHNCIGLRSLFPVIQHLTFVEDFEVKDCKEVDLEGMQWEPLKNLSHLKIDNIPKLVSLPIWLQHLVQLKTLIIHNCNGLRSLLPVFKHLTFLEKFAVKDCKELELSGAGIQIFQDHTSLRSLRLQNIPKCRHLPEWLQHLTNLQLLYLVNLPNLTSLPDEMRCLTSLDYLQIRDIPQLEERCRKDIGADWHKIAHIPHIWL